The genome window ACACTTCTTCAACTGTATAGTTATAGTCATTTTCTACCCAACGTCGTAGTACTTCTATTACGCCACTACTGTAAAAATCAGCTACAATTTCAGGATGTTTACTTTCTCTAATCTTTTGCGCTAAGGGGCCACGCTTACGAGTTGAATTATTTAAAATCATTTCGCGACCCACATTCGTTAAACTTCTAAATACATCTGCCTGTCGAGACGAAACTAATAGATGCTTAAAAATCTTTTTATTATTACAAATGTAATAAATAAAGTCTTCAAATGATTCAGAGGTTGTAATGTCTGCTAATGTGTCACCTTTAGCTATAATTTGTTGTGCAATAAAGTCAGGTAAAGTGTAGAGTAATTCATATTTATCTTGGAAGTATCTATAGAACGTACTGCGGTTGATTTCTGCAATATCACATATGTTTTGAACCGTGATTTCATCAAAATGATAATCATGTAAAAGTATAAACACTGTTTCATGAATATGTTTAATCATACGCTTTTGATTTGCTGACGGCATTATCTGATTCTCCTATTTATTTAATCTAGTCAGATAGCCTGACGTAATAAGAGTAATTTATCACAATAAAGTTGATTTTTCCAAACATAACAACTGATACTACGTTTAAATTTGTTTATAAAAAAAGAGTAAATAAGTTATTTGAAACGTTTAATACTATAAGAGCGATATAAAAAAGTAGGAGCGAAACTGAGTTTAGTTTCACTCCCTCGCAATATAGCTACGATTGAGAAGAGTTTGTCTTAAGCGCCTTCTCAACTTGGTTTGCTACTGTAAATTTGCATTATGAGTTTTAAATATGCTACACCAAACGAGCATATTCTTTATTTGTCTATCTTAACTTTGTAATTAGTTAGTCTCAATATCTTCTAACCATTCATCTACTTTATTATCATTATCATCCACATAGTCTTTAGCTACTTGTTCTGGATTTTTGTTATCAACAAAGATTTTTTTAGCTAATTTGTCTTCGTCAGATTTACTCCAATCATCTGCCATACGTGTTGCAATTGTGTATGCAGCTGGATGTGCCTCTTTAAAGTTTTTGTTAAATACTAAGTCAATATGTTGATTATTATTACCATAAATGTTGTCAGGATCTTTCAACATTTTAACGTCTAATTCTTTAGAGAACCAACTAGGTTCCATTGATGTGAAGACGATAGGTTCTTGTTGTTTAAAAGCAGATTGAATTTTCTTGAATTGGTCTTGGTCAGAACTTTCTTTCAAGCTATATTTATCCAAGTTGTCACTATCAAGTTCATCTTTAGTTTCTTGCATAACGCCATTACGTGCGTCTGTGCCTTGAATTGTCCAATCTACAGATTTTCCGAAGTCACTGTTTTTTAAGTCACTAATTGAGTCGACATCTTGCACGTACTTAGGTACGGCTAAACCTACTTTTGCGTTATCAATTAAATGTTTATCATCATAAATTGTTAATTTACTTTTGAACTTATCGTAGTAACTTTTATCAGTAGTAGGGAAGATACCTGATGCATGGAATGAATCAGAATTCTCTGATACAGCAGTATATAACGGGCCACTTGCTGTTACTGGTGTAGTTGTTACATCATAACCTGCTTTTTTCAATACTTCTGCTATAACTAGTGAACGTGGTGTTGAATTATCACTCGCGATATAAGGTATTTCGATTTCTTTATTACCAAGTGATGTTTGACTATCGTCTGATGAACCACTACCGCTACCACTATTACCACAAGCACTTAGCACTATAGCTAAGGCTAGTGTGGCTAGTAGTCCTAAGAATTTCGAACTACGTCGTTTTAACATAACGTGTTTCCTCCTTTTTAATATTAGTCTCTAAGTTCGTCATCATGACGATGTTGAGATGATCGGTTATATCTATCGTAAACACCTTTGTTGTTTTCACGAGCGTATAACATTAATGCTTTGAATAATACATCTTGATCAATATTGCTATCAGTTAATTCTTTGTATAAGTTTGTTGTTTTATCGAAATTTGAATCATGATAATCATCGTTTCTATCGTAATTGTCTTGATAGTGTCGATCATTATAATTACGCTCATCATGATGAGTATGGTCGCCATCTTGAGTATAAAGTGATTCATAGTCGATATCATCACGTTGATTATCATAATGATGTTGGCGATGATGCTGGTCATGATGATTATCTAAATGCACAGAACGGTTATAATCTTCGTCATTATAATTGCGATTGTGGTTACGTTTGTCATTTTGATAAACATAGTTATCTTTGTCTTGTCTAGCGTATTCATTATTTTTATCGTTGACATGACCTTTTTCAGAAGATGTGTCGTGATGATTATCTTCTTCTAAAGCTTTACCTTCAACGTCAATGTTTGGCAATACTGCACCTAACCATTTAGGAAGGTACCATGAAGCTTTACCAAAGAGTTTCGTCAATGCTGGAATTAATGTCATACGTACGACGAATGCGTCGAATAACACACCGAAACCTAATGCGATACCCATTGACTTAATTGCACTGTCATCTTGGAAGACGAATGCGATGAATACACTGAACATAATAAGTGCAGCAGCTACGATAACAGGTCCACTTTCTTTGATACCTACACGGATTGAATGATCATTGTCGCCAGTCTTACTGTATTCTTCATGTACACGTGTCATTAAGAAGAGCTCGTAGTCGATGGCAAGTCCGAATAACAATCCAATTGTGACTACTGGAAGGAATGCGAGTAATGGTCCTGTGTTTTCAATACCAAATAAGCTACCCATAAAGCCATGTTGAATGACTAATGTTGTGAAACCTAATGTAGCCATTAATGAAAGGATAAAGCCTAGTACTGCTTTTAATGGAACTAAGATTGAACGGAACACAATCATTAATAAGACGAATGCTAATACAACGATAACGCCTGCAAATACTGGAATAGCGTTGTTTAGTTTTTCTGACATATCGATGTTAATAACACTTTGTCCTGAAATTTCAGTGTCATAGTCATATTTTTCTTGCGCTTGGCTATGATAATCACGTAAATCATATACTAGATTTTTTGTTGACTGTGAGTTCGGTCCTTTTTCAGGAATGATTGTGAATAATGCGTAATTGTTGTTGTCAGTTAGTTGTGCTTTTGAAACTGTATCAACATTATCAATGTCTTCTACATCACTACGCATATTATTTAAGTCACGTTCGATAGTGCTTTTACTTCCACCATCTTTTGTATTTACTAACATGACAATTTGTCCGTTATAACCTTCGCCAAAATTATCTGAGATCAATTTATAAGCTTTGTATTCTGATGAGTCAGTTGGTTTTAAACTATCATCTGGAATACCTAAACGCATGCCACTGACTGGTATAGCAGCTAAAATTAAAATAATTAAACTTACAATAACAGCGATAACTGGCTTACCAACAATAAATTTTGCCCAAGGATGATCTTTAGGGTCTTTACTTTTAGATGGTTTATCTTTAATTTTAATACTTTTATGGAAGATACTGATTAGGGCAGGTAATAGTGTTAATGCTGCTAATACTGCAAATAACACACTAATCGATGAAGCAAATCCCATAACCGATAAGAAGTCGATTCCTACAAGTGATAAACCACAAACAGCAATCATAACTGTAAGACCAGCGAATATTACAGCACTACCTGCTGTACCCACTGCTGTTGCGATAGCTTCTACAGTATCGACACCTTTTTTCTTAAGTTCTTT of Abyssicoccus albus contains these proteins:
- a CDS encoding TetR/AcrR family transcriptional regulator, with amino-acid sequence MPSANQKRMIKHIHETVFILLHDYHFDEITVQNICDIAEINRSTFYRYFQDKYELLYTLPDFIAQQIIAKGDTLADITTSESFEDFIYYICNNKKIFKHLLVSSRQADVFRSLTNVGREMILNNSTRKRGPLAQKIRESKHPEIVADFYSSGVIEVLRRWVENDYNYTVEEVFVTLNNVLETSLYYYDK
- a CDS encoding glycine betaine ABC transporter substrate-binding protein, which produces MLKRRSSKFLGLLATLALAIVLSACGNSGSGSGSSDDSQTSLGNKEIEIPYIASDNSTPRSLVIAEVLKKAGYDVTTTPVTASGPLYTAVSENSDSFHASGIFPTTDKSYYDKFKSKLTIYDDKHLIDNAKVGLAVPKYVQDVDSISDLKNSDFGKSVDWTIQGTDARNGVMQETKDELDSDNLDKYSLKESSDQDQFKKIQSAFKQQEPIVFTSMEPSWFSKELDVKMLKDPDNIYGNNNQHIDLVFNKNFKEAHPAAYTIATRMADDWSKSDEDKLAKKIFVDNKNPEQVAKDYVDDNDNKVDEWLEDIETN
- a CDS encoding MMPL family transporter, whose amino-acid sequence is MAKLLYKLGKFIAKNKWLSVIGWLVILGVIITPLMINSPKFDSDITMNGLKSLDTNDKISKEFHQDSEKASMKIVFHSNKNDGLNNKDTKKDIEDALDNIRQNDDYIQNISNPYDSGQVNDEGDTAIANVSYVVPQTGLKDSSKHIIDKELKDVTDNHNVQIEKTQGSSMNAEIGGTSEIVGIVVAFVILLITFGSLIAAGMPIISAIIGLGSSVGIIALLTYIFDIPNFTLTLAVMIGLAVGIDYSLFILFRFKELKKKGVDTVEAIATAVGTAGSAVIFAGLTVMIAVCGLSLVGIDFLSVMGFASSISVLFAVLAALTLLPALISIFHKSIKIKDKPSKSKDPKDHPWAKFIVGKPVIAVIVSLIILILAAIPVSGMRLGIPDDSLKPTDSSEYKAYKLISDNFGEGYNGQIVMLVNTKDGGSKSTIERDLNNMRSDVEDIDNVDTVSKAQLTDNNNYALFTIIPEKGPNSQSTKNLVYDLRDYHSQAQEKYDYDTEISGQSVINIDMSEKLNNAIPVFAGVIVVLAFVLLMIVFRSILVPLKAVLGFILSLMATLGFTTLVIQHGFMGSLFGIENTGPLLAFLPVVTIGLLFGLAIDYELFLMTRVHEEYSKTGDNDHSIRVGIKESGPVIVAAALIMFSVFIAFVFQDDSAIKSMGIALGFGVLFDAFVVRMTLIPALTKLFGKASWYLPKWLGAVLPNIDVEGKALEEDNHHDTSSEKGHVNDKNNEYARQDKDNYVYQNDKRNHNRNYNDEDYNRSVHLDNHHDQHHRQHHYDNQRDDIDYESLYTQDGDHTHHDERNYNDRHYQDNYDRNDDYHDSNFDKTTNLYKELTDSNIDQDVLFKALMLYARENNKGVYDRYNRSSQHRHDDELRD